The Candidatus Zixiibacteriota bacterium region CAATATGACCGTGGCTCCGGATGGAAGATCAGGGCCGTAGCTGATCGCCAGACCCGATGTCGTCAGAGTCATGCTCAGCAGGGTGGCTGCAATCATCGACTGCCAGAGGCTGCGAGTGAAATAACCTGCGATTGCAACCGGCAGTGTCATCAGTGCTATGACCATCACAATTCCGACAACCGTAACAAGCACCACCACGGTCAGAGCGGTGATACACAACAGCAGGAGATAATAGAACTCTACATTGATACCGCGAACGCGCGCGAACTCCTCATCGAAGCAAACCGCCTGGAATCGACTGTAAAACGCGATGCCTATCGCTATGACTACGATATCGAGCCCGGCCACCAGCCACAGGTCGGCCGTCGACACCATCAGGATATTCCCAAACAAATAGCTCATCAGGTCCTGATTGTATCCAGGTGTTTTCGCAATCAAAACTATACCGACAGCCATACCGATTGCCCAGATCGCACCGATCACAGTGTCTTCTCTCTCGCGCGCCTTGAGGCTGACCCATCCGATTATCAGTGCTGCCAGAAGTGCAGCGGCAACAGCTCCATACAGCGGATCCAGAAACTGCCACTTGTGGACAACAATCATATAGTGGGCCAGTCCGATCCCTCCCAGCACAGAATGAGAGATTCCTCCGGCGATGTATGAAATCCGTCTGGCGACCACATAAGTTCCAATTACTCCGCAGGCAATACTCGCGAGTATTCCTACCAGCAGAGCATTCTGCATGAAACTGAAGTTCAAGACTGCATCGAAGAACTGGGCCATGTTAATCTTCATCCCTGAGATGGCGATCATGGAGGACCATTTTTATGTCCTGACCATACATTTGGCTAAACACATTCCCATCGATTGCCGCAGTAGCATGCGCCGCAACCGTGCGATTGACGCAAACGACCTTTTCGACGAACTTGGAGACGAATGCAAGATCATGAGAAACCATCACAACGGTGATCTTGCTACTGAGCTTACGCAATATTTCATAAAGCTCCTGCTCCATCAGAAGATCAAGATTCACCATTGGTTCGTCGAGTAGAAGCAGATCGGGATCGCAGGCAAGCGCGCGCGCAATCAGAACGCGACGCCTCTGACCGCCGGAGAGTGATGCAAACGGGCGATCTATCTGTTCGACCATGCCAACATCGGAAAGCGCTGTGGCGGCAGTCTCGAGGTTGCACTTTCCGGATCGTCCGAATCTGCCACCGTTGCCGATACAACCCATCAGCACAACATCTCTGACATTGATCGGGAATTTTGGATCGAGTTGAGTGTCCTGAGGCATGTAGCCAATTCGTCTGCGCTCCTCGCGAGGAGATCGTCCGAAGACCCTGATTCTGCCCTCGGTCGGCTTAAGTAAGCCGAGAATCAGCTTGAGAAGAGTCGTCTTGCCGCCGCCATTCGGTCCAACTACCGATGTAAACTCCCCTTCCATAAGAGAAATGTTTACATCCTCAAGTACCGCAGGGCCACCGTAGGAGAAACCTACCCCTTCAATCTCAACAATCGCCTTCTTGCTTTCTGCATTCATATCAATTGACTCGCTCTATATGGGCTTGTTGAATAACCCCGGAGATCGTCACTGCGAGCAAAGCGTGGCAATCTCTGTGTGCTTTAAGTGTGCAAGCAGAGGCTGTGCCTCTGCGTTCTTCCATGCGATATTCACAGGAGCACAGCTCCTGTGTGCACTTTGATGCGACATAGAGATCGCCACGTCACTTCGTTCCTCGCGATGACGAATTTTGCATTGCATACGGCTTTTTCAACAGGCTCTATATACACTTACAGTTGCATCTGCCACCGGATCATCTCCCGCTCAGCGATTTCGCAATTATCATTGCCATCTTGATCATATTCGCCGAATAATCCCTTGCCAGCGGATCGAGTGTGACGACTTTGGCACCAATAGCCTCTGCAACCGCACTCGCAGCCGCAGTCGAGAACTGTTGCTGGACAAAAATCACCGAAACGCCGTC contains the following coding sequences:
- a CDS encoding metal ABC transporter permease encodes the protein MAQFFDAVLNFSFMQNALLVGILASIACGVIGTYVVARRISYIAGGISHSVLGGIGLAHYMIVVHKWQFLDPLYGAVAAALLAALIIGWVSLKAREREDTVIGAIWAIGMAVGIVLIAKTPGYNQDLMSYLFGNILMVSTADLWLVAGLDIVVIAIGIAFYSRFQAVCFDEEFARVRGINVEFYYLLLLCITALTVVVLVTVVGIVMVIALMTLPVAIAGYFTRSLWQSMIAATLLSMTLTTSGLAISYGPDLPSGATVILLAGALYLIVSVGANLLKFRRA
- a CDS encoding ABC transporter ATP-binding protein, with the protein product MNAESKKAIVEIEGVGFSYGGPAVLEDVNISLMEGEFTSVVGPNGGGKTTLLKLILGLLKPTEGRIRVFGRSPREERRRIGYMPQDTQLDPKFPINVRDVVLMGCIGNGGRFGRSGKCNLETAATALSDVGMVEQIDRPFASLSGGQRRRVLIARALACDPDLLLLDEPMVNLDLLMEQELYEILRKLSSKITVVMVSHDLAFVSKFVEKVVCVNRTVAAHATAAIDGNVFSQMYGQDIKMVLHDRHLRDED